In a single window of the Litorilituus sediminis genome:
- a CDS encoding DUF6693 family protein, with protein sequence MRVQADVATIDILGHLIMWFILVVITFGIALFFFPYSFSKFVINRSFIIDERGVARQMTCHTDMFGNLGHVILWMIISLLTFGLGYVFYTYKVWNYSLNHTSVD encoded by the coding sequence ATGAGAGTACAAGCTGATGTTGCCACCATAGATATTTTGGGGCATTTGATTATGTGGTTTATACTGGTTGTTATAACGTTTGGTATAGCCTTGTTCTTTTTCCCTTACTCTTTTTCAAAGTTTGTCATTAATCGTTCATTCATTATCGATGAGCGTGGCGTTGCCCGACAAATGACCTGTCATACTGATATGTTTGGTAATTTAGGTCATGTCATTTTGTGGATGATAATTTCATTACTCACCTTTGGTTTAGGTTATGTGTTTTATACCTATAAAGTGTGGAATTACTCTTTAAATCATACCTCAGTTGACTAG
- a CDS encoding VOC family protein gives MHKSRLAALVIDSKVDDIEQAKQFWQSALGYSCLEADEAWQDRYAQLETPNNQPHILIQKVTHPSRVHLDIETDNIEAEVKRLTKLGAKVIKVMPRWTVMQAPSGHNFCVVQPQRDDFASDEQVNVWSE, from the coding sequence ATGCACAAGAGTCGATTAGCAGCCTTGGTTATTGATAGTAAGGTAGACGATATTGAGCAAGCGAAGCAATTTTGGCAGTCGGCGCTTGGTTATTCGTGCCTAGAGGCTGATGAAGCATGGCAAGATCGTTATGCCCAGCTTGAGACACCAAATAATCAACCACATATTTTGATTCAAAAAGTAACGCACCCCAGTCGCGTTCACCTTGATATTGAAACCGATAATATCGAAGCGGAAGTAAAGCGTCTAACTAAGCTAGGTGCTAAAGTGATTAAGGTCATGCCGCGCTGGACGGTAATGCAGGCGCCAAGTGGTCACAACTTTTGTGTGGTGCAACCTCAGCGTGATGACTTTGCTAGCGATGAACAGGTTAATGTTTGGTCTGAGTAG
- a CDS encoding multiheme c-type cytochrome, producing the protein MRWFYFVILQLIILSLVAAGVYFHQDKVTLVKTPPKELAKWYKPENKRHEWLHNMFKLRREMQAVEHYANVQNDKNLLAWIGQLSEHYGKIADMVPQWQSKLNIPAMTALANAGLAQDYNGVLTQLSQIQETCDTCHNDYQAITALMYRTPDFSNITLGDNNTLFKTHMNTLTKQVNQVKIFSQDGYTEAALSSLSQLEGNMNILGEACVDCHKRDRREYPDETMQATMASLKTAISSGSAKEQGRHLGTLAVLACARCHGTHRIVFGAKEKLTQEVDFKELIKHN; encoded by the coding sequence ATGCGTTGGTTTTACTTTGTTATTCTACAGCTTATTATTTTGTCACTAGTTGCTGCTGGCGTCTATTTTCATCAAGACAAGGTGACACTGGTTAAGACACCGCCTAAAGAGTTGGCTAAATGGTATAAGCCAGAAAACAAACGCCATGAATGGCTACATAATATGTTTAAGTTACGTCGTGAAATGCAGGCGGTAGAGCACTATGCCAATGTGCAAAACGATAAGAACTTACTTGCTTGGATTGGTCAGTTAAGTGAGCATTACGGCAAAATTGCCGACATGGTGCCGCAATGGCAAAGTAAATTAAACATACCCGCGATGACAGCATTAGCAAATGCTGGTTTAGCTCAAGATTATAACGGCGTATTAACTCAGCTATCTCAGATTCAAGAAACCTGTGATACTTGCCATAATGATTATCAAGCAATTACTGCACTTATGTATCGAACGCCTGACTTTTCGAATATTACCTTAGGCGATAATAATACTCTCTTTAAAACGCATATGAACACCTTAACTAAGCAAGTCAATCAAGTGAAAATATTTTCACAAGATGGTTATACAGAGGCTGCGCTTAGCTCGCTTTCTCAGCTTGAGGGTAATATGAATATATTGGGTGAAGCTTGTGTTGATTGTCATAAACGCGATAGACGCGAATATCCAGATGAAACTATGCAGGCAACCATGGCAAGTTTGAAAACCGCAATCAGTAGCGGTAGTGCCAAAGAGCAAGGTAGGCACTTAGGAACGCTAGCCGTGTTAGCTTGTGCTAGATGTCATGGTACACACCGTATTGTCTTTGGCGCCAAGGAAAAGTTGACCCAAGAGGTAGATTTTAAGGAGCTTATTAAGCACAACTGA